A single window of Arcobacter venerupis DNA harbors:
- a CDS encoding efflux transporter outer membrane subunit, with product MFKFLFILINIFIFTGCSLKPEIEYNDSIIPTELKNSLDKNSNLEYIQPSWENFVKNDKLKELIKIALENNRDLKIAILNIEAARATYRIEESKYFPTIEAIASNTNSRDITSNNTEISRTYSTKFGASYELDLFGKTRSLNDSALQNYLATKYAATSTKISLISEVINIWNTLCANTEHLKILEDSIKNLKLSYELTQKKFDMGIILIDDVLTAKTSLKEAEVNLFNQRTIIEKNKNTLELLISTTIPKKLIPDGFEENEKSLMLIQAGISSKVLFSRPDIIQAEYNLKAKNANIGAARAAFFPSITLTADYGLASTSLSSLFNGNSQTVWSFIPSINLPIFKGGENKANLDYAKTQQKIALAQYEKTVQSAFKDVSNDLIERANISKQLNAQEDLVNTAKKSYEVSLNSYKYGLGNYLNVLISQKKFFDSQRALVDTKLSELINRVSLYTSLGGNEKID from the coding sequence ATGTTTAAATTTTTATTTATATTAATAAATATTTTTATCTTTACAGGTTGTAGTTTAAAGCCAGAAATTGAATATAATGATTCAATAATACCAACAGAATTGAAAAATAGTTTAGATAAAAATAGTAATTTAGAATATATACAACCAAGTTGGGAAAATTTTGTCAAAAATGATAAGTTAAAAGAATTGATTAAAATAGCTTTAGAAAATAATAGAGATTTAAAAATAGCAATTTTAAACATAGAAGCAGCAAGAGCCACGTATAGAATAGAAGAATCAAAATATTTTCCTACTATTGAAGCAATCGCAAGTAATACAAACTCTAGAGATATTACATCTAATAATACAGAAATATCTCGTACATATTCAACAAAATTTGGAGCTTCTTATGAACTTGATTTATTTGGAAAAACAAGAAGTTTAAATGACTCTGCATTACAGAACTATTTAGCTACAAAATATGCAGCAACTTCAACAAAGATTAGTCTAATATCAGAAGTTATTAATATTTGGAATACTCTTTGTGCAAATACTGAACATTTAAAAATATTAGAAGATAGTATTAAAAATCTAAAATTATCATATGAATTAACACAAAAGAAATTTGATATGGGAATTATTTTAATTGATGATGTTCTTACTGCAAAAACGAGTTTAAAAGAAGCCGAAGTTAACTTATTTAATCAAAGAACAATTATTGAAAAAAATAAAAATACTTTAGAACTATTAATATCAACAACTATTCCTAAAAAATTGATACCAGATGGTTTTGAAGAGAATGAAAAGAGTTTAATGCTAATACAAGCTGGAATTTCATCAAAAGTGTTATTTTCACGCCCTGATATTATCCAAGCAGAATATAATTTAAAAGCAAAAAATGCAAATATAGGTGCTGCTAGAGCTGCATTTTTTCCTTCAATTACTTTAACAGCAGATTATGGTCTTGCAAGTACTTCTTTGAGTTCATTATTTAATGGAAATTCACAAACTGTATGGTCTTTTATTCCAAGTATAAATTTACCTATTTTTAAAGGTGGAGAAAATAAAGCAAATTTAGATTATGCAAAAACTCAACAAAAAATAGCTCTTGCTCAGTATGAAAAAACTGTACAATCAGCATTTAAAGATGTATCTAATGATTTAATTGAAAGAGCAAATATAAGTAAACAGTTAAATGCGCAAGAAGACTTAGTAAATACAGCAAAAAAAAGTTATGAAGTATCTTTAAATTCATATAAATATGGATTAGGAAATTATTTAAATGTATTAATTTCACAAAAAAAGTTTTTTGATTCACAAAGAGCTTTAGTAGATACTAAACTAAGTGAATTAATTAATAGGGTAAGTTTATATACTTCTTTAGGAGGCAATGAGAAAATAGATTAA
- the nfo gene encoding deoxyribonuclease IV, which yields MKYVGAHVSASGGVYNAPINAMAIGAKAFALFTKNQRQWTAKELDTKTIDKWFKELEKSGIQAKHILPHDSYLINLGHPELEARAKSFDGFVHEIQRCEILKLDRLNFHPGSHLRKISEEECLNNIAESMNRAIDITNDVKLVIENTAGQGSNLGYKFEHLAYIIDKIEDKSRVGVCIDTCHMFTAGYDIRTREAYDKTWNEFDSIVGREYLMGMHINDSKPELGSRVDRHDSLGDGKIGWDAFKFIMNDERMDDIPLVLETINEEIWAQEIETLYSFVK from the coding sequence ATGAAATATGTTGGAGCACATGTAAGTGCTAGTGGTGGAGTTTATAATGCACCAATAAATGCTATGGCAATTGGAGCAAAAGCTTTTGCTTTATTTACAAAAAATCAAAGACAATGGACTGCAAAAGAGTTAGATACAAAAACAATTGATAAATGGTTTAAAGAGTTAGAAAAATCAGGAATTCAAGCAAAACATATTTTGCCCCATGATAGTTATTTAATAAATTTAGGTCATCCAGAACTTGAAGCACGAGCTAAATCATTTGACGGTTTTGTACATGAAATACAAAGATGTGAAATTCTAAAACTTGATAGATTAAATTTTCACCCAGGTAGCCATTTAAGAAAAATATCTGAAGAAGAGTGTTTAAATAATATTGCAGAAAGTATGAATAGAGCCATAGATATTACAAATGATGTAAAACTTGTAATTGAAAATACAGCAGGTCAAGGAAGTAACCTTGGATACAAATTTGAACACTTAGCTTATATTATTGACAAAATTGAAGATAAAAGCAGAGTTGGTGTTTGTATTGATACCTGTCATATGTTCACAGCTGGTTATGATATAAGAACACGTGAAGCTTATGATAAAACTTGGAATGAGTTTGATTCAATTGTAGGAAGAGAATATTTAATGGGAATGCATATAAACGACTCAAAACCAGAACTTGGAAGCAGGGTTGATAGACACGATTCTTTAGGTGATGGAAAAATTGGTTGGGATGCTTTTAAATTTATAATGAATGATGAAAGAATGGATGATATTCCTCTTGTATTGGAAACGATAAATGAAGAGATTTGGGCGCAAGAAATAGAGACTTTATACAGTTTTGTTAAATAG
- a CDS encoding NAD(P)/FAD-dependent oxidoreductase — MKKVVIIGGGYAGIYALRELVKNKKIKITLIDKHTYHNLQPEVYDLIANKSNFADVTIDLTTLCLGFNHHHLEYKNLKVRKIDQVANKIYTEEEEIVEFDYLIMAAGTRTFFPPSIPGLNNADDIKKLHRAITFKQSFEQQLFKKIRDEAKQCEDTKIVVVGAGLSGVEIAAEMAYYSNKFFERGNFSCDNLKISLISSSVTILPGLSQQLISISQERLKSLGIKIITSTKLTKVEDGYCYFSNGTKINHSFVIFTGGIEASTITAELEDVAKNGRGQIIVNEYLQTDKYENIFAIGDIAEIRNAKGEIMPPNVTVARISGTDAGKNVSNMISGKKMIKSNPKLDGILIALGGKYAAGDLFGLVTVKGRIAYAIKKYVFSSYSKPLLKLIKVGYNKLKKL; from the coding sequence ATGAAAAAAGTGGTAATAATTGGTGGTGGATATGCAGGTATTTATGCATTAAGAGAGTTGGTAAAAAACAAGAAGATAAAGATTACTTTAATTGATAAACATACATACCATAATTTACAACCCGAAGTTTATGATTTAATTGCCAATAAATCTAACTTTGCGGACGTAACGATTGATTTAACAACATTATGTTTAGGGTTTAATCATCATCACTTAGAATACAAAAATCTAAAAGTTAGAAAAATTGACCAAGTTGCAAATAAAATTTATACAGAAGAAGAAGAGATTGTAGAATTTGATTATTTAATAATGGCAGCTGGTACAAGAACTTTTTTCCCACCAAGTATTCCTGGCCTTAATAATGCAGATGACATCAAAAAACTTCATAGAGCAATTACATTTAAACAAAGTTTTGAACAACAACTATTCAAAAAAATCAGAGATGAAGCAAAACAGTGTGAAGATACTAAAATTGTAGTTGTTGGAGCTGGTTTATCTGGAGTTGAAATTGCAGCTGAAATGGCTTATTATTCAAATAAATTCTTCGAAAGGGGAAATTTTTCGTGCGATAACTTAAAAATCTCTCTTATTAGTAGTTCGGTTACTATTCTTCCTGGTCTTTCTCAACAACTTATTAGTATTTCTCAAGAAAGATTAAAATCTCTTGGAATTAAAATCATTACAAGTACAAAACTTACAAAAGTTGAAGATGGTTACTGTTATTTCTCTAATGGAACAAAAATAAATCATTCATTTGTAATTTTTACAGGAGGAATTGAAGCTTCAACAATTACTGCTGAGTTAGAAGATGTTGCAAAAAATGGTAGAGGTCAAATTATAGTTAACGAGTATCTACAAACTGATAAATACGAAAATATTTTTGCCATTGGTGATATTGCTGAAATTAGAAATGCAAAAGGTGAAATAATGCCACCTAATGTTACAGTTGCTAGAATTAGTGGTACTGATGCTGGTAAAAATGTTTCTAATATGATTTCAGGTAAAAAAATGATTAAATCTAATCCTAAATTAGATGGTATATTAATTGCTCTTGGTGGAAAATATGCTGCTGGTGATTTATTTGGATTAGTAACTGTAAAAGGAAGGATTGCGTATGCTATTAAAAAATATGTATTTAGCTCTTATAGTAAACCTCTCTTAAAACTTATTAAAGTTGGTTATAACAAACTGAAAAAATTATAA
- a CDS encoding EAL domain-containing protein: protein MKKKITYNKLILKIILITLTFSLTIAFVYTHYMKKEAIEKLSKVDAKKTTELIFQTLYSAMERGWTKDDLNSIIARVNTVDKNMIVNVYRGEEVAKQFGDIQKDSNARKTDSSVQSALAKNEVLNIIDESTIEYYYPIIAKEECLKCHTQTQEGNVLGVINILYPIDDLKISLSSIINFFILFIILFSIVIFIALFIEFDRHLVKPIKNFIANINYISNNKDITKRVGTNNEITEIDSMQSVFNNMLDSLEYQFYHDELTTLPNRKKLIETLSSDKDSILMIINIDKFQHINDLYGDKIGNDIIRNTANIIKDNVSKEAILFKLHADEYAIYQPSDVIYEEIKDLALHLANCIENHTFIINENEIYVNATIGVAYGTSFLLHNADMALKLAKKTRKKYLIYNSSMNIEHEYAQNLKWSKKIKDAIENDKIEPLFQPIVDTKTSKIVKYEALIRMIDEDGEYVAPIHFLELAKKNKLYPKLTKIVIEKTFNIFKNIDAQVSINLSVQDILNEDVYSTIIQKLHEYKLGDKIVFELIESEGIENFDEIIEFISEVKKTGAKISIDDFGTGYSNFEYIMKLKVDYIKIDASMIKDIDKNINSQMVTGTIIDFAKKMDIQTIAEFVHSQSVFEVVKEMGIDFAQGYYFGKPQKLS, encoded by the coding sequence ATGAAAAAGAAAATAACCTATAATAAACTTATATTAAAAATAATTCTTATCACCCTTACTTTTTCCTTGACTATAGCTTTTGTTTATACTCATTACATGAAAAAAGAAGCTATTGAGAAATTATCAAAAGTAGACGCAAAAAAAACAACTGAACTTATCTTTCAAACTTTGTATTCAGCAATGGAGAGAGGTTGGACTAAAGATGATTTAAATAGCATTATTGCTAGAGTAAATACGGTTGATAAAAATATGATTGTAAATGTATATAGAGGAGAAGAAGTTGCCAAACAATTTGGAGATATTCAAAAAGATTCAAATGCCAGAAAAACTGATTCTTCTGTACAATCTGCCCTTGCAAAAAATGAAGTATTAAATATCATAGATGAATCAACGATTGAATATTATTATCCAATAATTGCAAAAGAAGAGTGTTTAAAATGTCATACACAAACCCAAGAAGGTAATGTTTTAGGAGTAATAAATATTCTTTACCCAATTGATGACTTAAAAATTTCTCTTTCATCAATTATTAATTTTTTTATCTTATTTATAATTTTATTCTCAATTGTAATTTTTATAGCTTTATTTATAGAGTTTGACAGGCATCTAGTAAAACCAATTAAAAACTTTATCGCTAATATTAACTATATTTCTAATAATAAAGATATTACAAAAAGAGTTGGTACAAATAACGAAATTACTGAAATTGATTCGATGCAAAGTGTATTTAACAATATGTTAGATTCATTAGAATATCAGTTCTATCATGATGAATTAACTACTCTTCCTAATAGAAAAAAACTAATAGAAACTCTTTCTTCTGATAAAGACTCTATTTTAATGATTATAAATATTGATAAATTTCAACATATAAATGATTTATATGGAGATAAAATTGGAAATGATATTATAAGAAATACAGCAAATATTATAAAAGATAATGTATCAAAAGAAGCTATTTTATTTAAACTTCATGCTGATGAATATGCAATTTATCAGCCAAGTGATGTTATTTATGAGGAGATTAAAGATCTTGCTTTGCATCTTGCTAATTGTATAGAGAATCACACTTTTATTATAAATGAAAATGAAATTTATGTAAATGCAACTATTGGTGTGGCGTATGGAACTTCATTTTTATTGCATAATGCAGATATGGCTTTAAAATTAGCGAAAAAAACGAGGAAGAAATATCTGATTTATAACTCATCTATGAATATTGAACATGAATATGCACAAAATCTAAAATGGTCTAAAAAAATAAAAGATGCAATAGAAAATGATAAAATTGAACCACTATTTCAACCAATTGTAGATACAAAAACTTCAAAAATTGTAAAATATGAAGCACTAATAAGAATGATTGATGAAGATGGAGAGTACGTTGCTCCTATACATTTTTTAGAATTAGCTAAAAAAAATAAACTTTATCCTAAACTTACGAAAATAGTTATTGAAAAGACTTTTAATATTTTTAAAAATATTGATGCTCAAGTATCAATTAATCTATCTGTTCAAGATATTTTAAACGAAGATGTATATTCAACTATTATTCAAAAACTACATGAATATAAATTGGGTGACAAGATTGTATTTGAACTTATTGAATCAGAAGGTATTGAAAATTTCGATGAAATTATTGAGTTTATCTCTGAAGTAAAAAAAACAGGTGCAAAAATATCAATAGATGATTTTGGAACTGGTTACTCAAATTTTGAATATATAATGAAACTAAAAGTTGATTATATAAAAATTGATGCTTCTATGATAAAAGATATTGATAAAAATATAAATTCACAAATGGTTACAGGAACTATTATTGATTTTGCAAAAAAAATGGATATTCAAACAATTGCAGAATTTGTTCATTCGCAAAGTGTATTTGAAGTAGTAAAAGAAATGGGGATAGATTTTGCACAAGGTTATTACTTTGGAAAACCTCAAAAATTAAGTTAA
- a CDS encoding sodium-dependent transporter, translated as MHKNRFTRVGFILAAAGSAVGLGNIWKFPYITGDNGGGVFVLVYLATVFLIGMSIFIAEVLLGSNAHKDGVSTFETLAPKGKKYWKYSGFTFLTGFMILTFYSVVIAWIFNYIVLSLTALPASFKDSETLFLGFLKNDIYTQLIYYTLTFILIALTIAKGIKKGIEKLNNILMPALMLILLGLLIYSIQLDGFMKAVDFMFYPNFEKFKSGSIIVAVGHAFFTLSIGMVTILTYAASLDKDVNIVKASIWVVVMDTLIAIVAGLIIFSITFTAGQEPSKGAGLVFITLPAIFFEMGTIGIFLSFLFFVALAFAAITSAVSILEPTVMYLVERRNIERKKATYGAALFAYVIGIVVLLSNTAVFSESLTFGSKNLFDWFDFISSAILMPLGGIAVAIFVGYILDKEVARNAIVPHTGEKFYNIWLFIMRYVAPISVFIIMLKEIGIITI; from the coding sequence ATGCATAAAAATCGTTTTACAAGAGTTGGATTTATTCTTGCAGCTGCTGGAAGTGCAGTTGGGCTTGGGAATATATGGAAATTTCCATATATAACAGGAGATAATGGAGGAGGAGTTTTTGTATTAGTTTATCTAGCAACTGTTTTTCTAATTGGTATGTCAATATTTATTGCTGAAGTTTTACTCGGAAGTAATGCACATAAAGATGGGGTATCAACCTTTGAAACCCTTGCTCCAAAAGGTAAAAAATATTGGAAATATTCAGGTTTTACTTTTTTAACTGGTTTTATGATTTTAACCTTTTATTCAGTAGTAATTGCTTGGATTTTTAATTATATTGTTCTTTCATTAACAGCATTACCTGCAAGTTTTAAAGATTCAGAAACTTTATTTTTAGGTTTTCTAAAGAATGATATTTATACTCAACTTATTTATTACACATTAACGTTTATACTTATTGCTTTGACTATTGCAAAAGGTATTAAAAAAGGTATTGAAAAATTAAACAATATATTAATGCCAGCACTTATGTTAATTTTACTTGGTTTACTTATTTATTCAATTCAATTAGATGGATTTATGAAAGCTGTTGATTTTATGTTTTATCCAAATTTTGAGAAATTTAAATCAGGTTCGATTATCGTAGCAGTTGGACATGCATTTTTCACATTATCAATTGGTATGGTTACAATTCTAACTTATGCTGCTTCTTTAGATAAAGATGTAAATATTGTAAAGGCATCTATTTGGGTTGTAGTAATGGATACTTTAATTGCTATTGTTGCTGGGTTAATTATCTTTTCTATAACTTTTACCGCTGGTCAAGAACCAAGTAAAGGAGCTGGACTTGTATTTATAACATTACCTGCAATTTTCTTTGAAATGGGAACTATTGGTATTTTTTTATCATTCTTATTTTTTGTGGCCTTAGCATTTGCAGCCATTACCTCAGCTGTTTCAATACTAGAACCAACAGTAATGTATTTAGTTGAGAGAAGAAATATTGAAAGAAAAAAAGCAACTTATGGAGCTGCTTTATTTGCTTATGTTATTGGAATTGTAGTTTTACTATCAAATACTGCTGTTTTCTCAGAAAGTTTAACATTTGGAAGTAAAAATCTTTTTGACTGGTTTGACTTTATCAGTTCTGCAATCTTAATGCCACTTGGTGGAATTGCTGTAGCAATCTTTGTTGGGTATATTCTTGATAAAGAAGTTGCAAGAAATGCTATTGTACCACACACAGGAGAAAAATTTTATAATATCTGGTTATTTATAATGAGATATGTAGCGCCTATTTCCGTGTTTATTATAATGCTAAAAGAGATAGGAATAATCACTATATAA
- a CDS encoding epoxyqueuosine reductase QueH, which yields MLVHICCAVDSHYFLERIKEEFPQEELVGYFYDPNIHPYSEYRLRYLDVEYSCKKLGIKLIEGAYNLEEWLKKVKGMEHLPEKGDRCTVCYDDRLDTTVQKAVELGHNKFTTTLLISPKKSQEKLEKIGNNLSSLTGLEFIYRDYKAGNGAEIQGQKVKENSLYRQNYCGCLFGLSAQRVAQDKIMDEMFNPISNQILPESIEERLELYKKRNELEELGSDYKIIKQRFLNYRLLGAKVIIAKKIVPSYILCYSTINRNKTNGRIEYEKDGINYLNRDEVKIIDITTFNLFASTSYKDVKELMYNPLTFKQELEVRNQILKNPYDLSAIIILDEIKNEKYEIEINSETYEDIKEEII from the coding sequence TTGCTAGTTCATATTTGTTGCGCAGTTGATAGTCACTATTTTTTAGAAAGAATTAAAGAAGAATTTCCACAAGAAGAGTTAGTAGGTTATTTTTATGACCCTAACATTCATCCTTATAGTGAATACAGATTAAGATATTTAGATGTTGAATACTCATGTAAAAAATTGGGTATAAAATTAATAGAAGGTGCTTATAACCTAGAAGAGTGGTTAAAAAAAGTAAAAGGAATGGAGCATTTACCTGAAAAAGGTGATAGATGTACAGTTTGTTATGATGATAGACTCGATACAACAGTTCAAAAAGCAGTTGAATTAGGACATAATAAATTCACAACAACACTTTTGATTTCTCCAAAAAAATCTCAAGAAAAATTAGAAAAAATTGGAAACAATCTTTCATCACTTACAGGTTTAGAGTTTATTTATAGAGATTATAAAGCTGGAAATGGAGCAGAAATCCAAGGTCAAAAAGTAAAAGAGAACTCTCTTTATAGACAAAATTATTGTGGTTGTTTATTTGGACTTAGTGCCCAGAGAGTTGCTCAAGATAAGATAATGGATGAGATGTTTAATCCAATTTCAAATCAAATATTGCCAGAGTCAATAGAAGAAAGACTTGAACTTTATAAAAAAAGAAATGAGTTAGAAGAACTAGGATCTGATTATAAAATCATTAAACAGAGATTTTTAAATTATAGACTTTTAGGAGCAAAAGTTATCATTGCAAAAAAAATTGTTCCATCATATATTTTATGTTATTCAACAATAAATAGAAATAAAACAAACGGAAGAATTGAGTATGAAAAAGATGGAATAAACTACTTAAATAGAGATGAAGTTAAAATCATTGATATTACAACATTTAATCTATTCGCTTCAACTTCATACAAAGATGTAAAAGAGCTTATGTACAATCCACTAACATTCAAACAAGAGTTAGAAGTACGAAATCAGATTCTAAAGAATCCTTATGATTTAAGTGCAATTATTATTCTTGATGAAATTAAAAATGAAAAATATGAAATAGAAATAAACTCAGAAACATATGAAGATATAAAAGAAGAGATTATATGA
- the lpxB gene encoding lipid-A-disaccharide synthase, which translates to MKLLVCAMETSSNVHLKELKKYLSNDIELVGVFDKELGNPLYDLTSLAIMGFVDALKKLRFFFKLRDELVELAQDCDKVLLMDSSGFNLPLAKKLRETYPDKEIIYYILPQAWAWKKGRVKKLEKYCSKLCSIIPFESEIYNDKNKITYVGHPLLDEIKEFKNELIPTNKIAFMPGSRKTEITNLMPIFKELIKKIPNKEYILIIPAKFDKEYINKIYGDISNFTISRNAHETLQQSEYAFICSGTATLEAALIGTPFTLSYIAKKLDFFIGKLFVKLNYVGLANIFFEKMGKNPLHSEFLQKDVTLENLLNDYQNMDKKLFFDNSKMLREYLGNGSSQNVAEIIQN; encoded by the coding sequence ATGAAACTTCTTGTATGTGCTATGGAAACTTCATCAAATGTCCACTTAAAAGAGTTAAAAAAGTACTTATCTAATGATATTGAACTTGTTGGAGTTTTTGATAAAGAGCTTGGAAATCCCTTATATGACTTAACATCATTAGCAATTATGGGATTTGTTGATGCTCTTAAAAAACTTAGATTCTTTTTTAAATTAAGAGATGAATTAGTTGAATTAGCACAAGATTGTGACAAAGTTTTACTAATGGATAGTTCAGGATTTAATCTTCCTTTAGCCAAAAAGCTAAGGGAAACTTATCCAGATAAAGAGATTATATATTATATTCTTCCACAAGCTTGGGCTTGGAAAAAAGGAAGAGTAAAAAAATTAGAAAAATATTGTTCAAAACTTTGCTCAATCATTCCTTTTGAGAGTGAAATTTATAATGATAAAAATAAAATCACATACGTTGGACATCCTCTACTTGATGAAATAAAAGAGTTTAAAAATGAGTTAATTCCAACAAATAAAATTGCTTTTATGCCAGGAAGTAGAAAAACTGAAATTACAAATTTAATGCCTATTTTTAAAGAATTAATCAAGAAAATTCCAAATAAAGAGTATATTTTAATAATTCCAGCAAAATTTGACAAAGAATACATAAATAAAATTTATGGAGATATTTCAAACTTTACAATTTCAAGAAATGCTCACGAAACTCTACAACAAAGTGAATATGCTTTTATTTGTTCAGGGACAGCTACACTTGAAGCAGCACTAATTGGAACACCATTTACACTTTCATATATTGCAAAAAAATTAGATTTCTTTATAGGAAAACTTTTTGTTAAATTAAACTATGTTGGTCTTGCAAATATCTTTTTTGAAAAAATGGGAAAAAATCCCTTACATAGTGAATTTTTACAAAAAGATGTAACCCTTGAAAACCTATTAAATGATTATCAAAACATGGATAAAAAATTATTTTTTGATAATTCTAAAATGTTAAGGGAATATCTAGGAAATGGAAGTTCTCAAAATGTGGCAGAGATAATTCAAAACTAA
- the fabZ gene encoding 3-hydroxyacyl-ACP dehydratase FabZ translates to MLDITQIQEILPHRYPMLLVDRITDMELKKSIKGFKNVSISEPAFQGHFPGHPIYPGVLILEGMAQCGGVLALKSSDLSDEEMKKKVIYFMSIDKAKFRTPIKPGDRLDYELEVVRMKSSLMTLIGKAYVDGKLAAEAELKAMIVDK, encoded by the coding sequence ATGTTAGATATTACACAAATTCAAGAGATTCTTCCTCATAGATACCCAATGTTACTTGTGGACAGAATTACAGATATGGAACTTAAGAAATCGATAAAAGGTTTCAAAAATGTTTCTATATCAGAACCAGCTTTTCAAGGACACTTTCCAGGTCATCCAATTTATCCAGGTGTATTAATTTTAGAAGGTATGGCTCAATGTGGTGGTGTTTTAGCTCTTAAAAGTTCTGATTTATCAGACGAAGAGATGAAAAAGAAAGTAATCTATTTTATGAGTATAGACAAAGCAAAATTTAGAACTCCTATAAAACCAGGAGATAGATTAGATTACGAATTAGAAGTTGTTAGAATGAAAAGTTCTTTAATGACTTTAATAGGAAAAGCCTATGTTGATGGAAAATTAGCAGCAGAAGCAGAATTAAAAGCTATGATAGTTGATAAATAA
- the lpxA gene encoding acyl-ACP--UDP-N-acetylglucosamine O-acyltransferase: MNNIHKTAIIEEGAILGDNITIGAFTIIGKDVKIGDGTVIHSHTLIEGKTTIGKNNQIFSHASIGSIPQDLKFNGEDVELIIGDNNKIREFTLFNPGTIGGGSVTKIGSNNLFMGYTHVAHDCIIGDNCIFANGATLAGHVECADFVVVGGLTPIHQFCKLGTQVMVGGASAVAQDIPPFCLAEGNKAVLRGLNLTGLRRRFENREDIDAIKSAYKELFELGKPLQEVARELFETNENKHVKELASFVLNTKRGIPFNRK; this comes from the coding sequence ATGAACAATATTCATAAAACAGCAATAATTGAAGAAGGTGCAATATTAGGTGATAATATCACTATTGGCGCTTTTACAATTATTGGAAAAGATGTTAAAATTGGTGATGGAACTGTGATTCATTCACACACACTAATAGAAGGAAAAACTACTATTGGTAAAAATAATCAAATTTTTTCTCATGCTAGTATAGGAAGTATTCCTCAAGATTTAAAATTCAATGGAGAAGATGTTGAATTAATTATTGGAGACAATAATAAAATAAGAGAATTCACTCTGTTTAATCCAGGAACTATTGGTGGTGGTTCAGTTACTAAAATTGGAAGTAATAACCTATTTATGGGATATACTCATGTTGCCCATGATTGCATTATTGGAGACAATTGTATATTTGCAAATGGAGCAACATTAGCAGGTCATGTTGAGTGTGCTGACTTTGTTGTTGTTGGAGGATTAACTCCAATTCATCAATTTTGTAAATTAGGAACTCAAGTAATGGTTGGTGGGGCATCAGCTGTTGCTCAAGATATTCCTCCATTTTGTTTAGCAGAAGGAAATAAAGCAGTTTTAAGAGGTCTTAACTTAACAGGATTAAGAAGAAGATTTGAGAATAGAGAAGATATAGATGCTATAAAATCAGCATATAAAGAACTATTTGAATTAGGAAAACCTCTTCAAGAAGTTGCACGTGAATTATTTGAAACAAATGAAAATAAACATGTTAAAGAATTAGCTAGTTTTGTATTAAATACAAAACGAGGTATTCCTTTTAACAGAAAGTAA